The following proteins come from a genomic window of Pseudomonas sp. MAG733B:
- a CDS encoding LysR family transcriptional regulator produces MKAPSAADLSTFLSVASHLNFSRAAVELGLTPSALSHSVRTLENRLGVRLFNRTTRSVGLTEAGERLFARLKPAFRDIDDALEDLNSFRDKPSGNLRITAGRQAAELVVLPLAARFLEAYPDVKLEIVADDGLVDVVAAGFHAGVRFGARLEADMVSLPIGAYMRSVVVASPAFFERHAIPQKPEDLHGLPCVRHRFPSGTLYRWEFERGGIVQEIEIDGPLTLGDVSLMVGPALLGVGIAYIFEDMVKAQIADGSLIQVLSDWCPYYPGLHLYYPSRRHVPATLKAFIEFARAARE; encoded by the coding sequence ATGAAAGCACCTTCGGCGGCAGATCTCTCGACCTTCCTGAGCGTGGCCAGCCACCTGAACTTCAGCCGCGCGGCGGTGGAACTGGGGCTGACGCCTTCCGCCCTGAGCCATTCGGTGCGCACCCTGGAAAACCGCCTCGGCGTGCGCCTGTTCAACCGCACCACCCGCAGCGTCGGCCTGACCGAGGCCGGCGAGCGTCTTTTCGCGCGATTGAAACCGGCGTTCCGCGACATCGACGATGCGCTCGAAGACCTCAACAGCTTTCGCGACAAACCCTCCGGCAACCTCAGGATCACCGCCGGGCGCCAGGCTGCAGAACTGGTGGTGCTGCCGCTGGCCGCACGGTTTCTGGAGGCCTACCCGGACGTGAAACTGGAGATCGTGGCCGACGACGGCCTGGTCGATGTGGTGGCGGCAGGTTTTCATGCCGGCGTGCGCTTTGGTGCGCGACTGGAGGCGGACATGGTTTCGCTGCCGATCGGCGCCTACATGCGCTCGGTGGTCGTTGCCTCACCGGCGTTCTTCGAACGGCATGCAATCCCGCAAAAACCCGAGGACTTGCATGGCCTGCCGTGCGTTCGTCACCGCTTCCCCAGTGGAACACTGTATCGCTGGGAGTTCGAACGTGGCGGTATCGTCCAGGAAATCGAAATCGACGGCCCGCTGACGCTGGGCGATGTGAGCCTGATGGTCGGCCCGGCATTGCTGGGCGTTGGCATCGCTTACATTTTCGAAGACATGGTCAAGGCGCAAATCGCCGATGGCAGCCTGATCCAGGTGCTGAGCGACTGGTGCCCCTACTACCCGGGCCTGCATCTCTACTACCCGAGCCGCCGACATGTGCCGGCGACGCTCAAGGCGTTCATCGAGTTTGCCCGGGCCGCCCGGGAGTAG
- a CDS encoding cysteine hydrolase, translating to MSNDPIRTAPQYADPAEPALPDPGMKLDLSRTALVVIDPQIDFLSPEGVSWSIFGKSVVEHDVVNHLGQLFAAAKDAGITVAVSPHYYYPCDHKWQFGGPLEKVMHSICMFDRKGPLTLDGFENSGADFMPEFKPYILDGKTIIASPHKVYGPETNDLALQLRKHGVSQIILAGMAANLCVESHLRELLEQGFEVAVVRDATAGPTTPEGDGYLAALINYRYIANGLWTTAQTLDYLKA from the coding sequence ATGAGTAACGATCCGATTCGCACCGCCCCCCAGTACGCTGACCCGGCAGAGCCTGCGCTGCCGGATCCGGGCATGAAGCTTGACCTGTCCCGCACTGCGCTGGTGGTCATCGACCCGCAGATCGACTTCCTCAGCCCCGAGGGTGTGAGCTGGAGCATCTTCGGCAAGAGCGTCGTCGAACATGACGTGGTCAATCACCTCGGCCAGTTGTTTGCTGCCGCCAAAGACGCGGGCATCACCGTCGCGGTTTCGCCGCATTACTACTATCCGTGCGACCACAAATGGCAGTTCGGCGGGCCGCTGGAAAAGGTCATGCACAGTATCTGCATGTTCGATCGCAAGGGCCCGCTGACCCTCGACGGTTTCGAAAACTCCGGCGCCGATTTCATGCCCGAATTCAAGCCGTACATCCTCGACGGAAAAACCATCATCGCGTCGCCGCACAAGGTCTACGGCCCGGAAACCAACGACCTGGCGCTGCAACTGCGCAAGCATGGAGTGTCGCAAATCATTCTGGCGGGCATGGCGGCCAACCTCTGCGTCGAGTCGCACTTGCGCGAACTGCTGGAACAGGGCTTTGAAGTCGCCGTGGTGCGTGACGCCACCGCCGGCCCGACCACCCCTGAAGGCGATGGCTACCTGGCGGCGTTGATCAACTACCGCTACATCGCCAACGGCCTGTGGACCACGGCGCAAACCCTGGACTATCTCAAGGCCTGA
- a CDS encoding AraC family transcriptional regulator, with protein sequence MDILSEFFERTHLQGRLFFTGTVDGTLVLDKPPGMAFIHVISRGGMDMVQPGLPKISISEPSVLFCPSSCRYQLRSSTADGAELICASFQFGRNSLQPFPLGLKETLVFPFRELENLAPLIGSLIGEFEDQAPGRTKALNLLLEYIFVLLVRRSVVEGKISSGLLYALQDGRLGAVFNRIHQEPEALWTVEKLAQLANMSRSKFSACFTRIMDISPMGYVTAWRMKLAQDLLREGVQIKVIAATVGYSSQASFSRTFLNVVGLPPAEWLKRDASDQDQSPITARVIRAAENL encoded by the coding sequence ATGGACATTCTTTCCGAATTCTTCGAACGCACGCATTTGCAGGGCCGGCTGTTTTTTACAGGCACGGTGGACGGCACGCTGGTCCTCGACAAACCGCCGGGCATGGCGTTTATCCATGTGATCAGTCGTGGTGGCATGGACATGGTGCAGCCGGGATTGCCAAAGATCTCGATCAGCGAGCCCAGCGTGCTGTTTTGCCCCAGCAGTTGCCGTTACCAGTTGCGATCGAGTACGGCCGACGGAGCCGAACTGATCTGCGCGTCATTCCAGTTCGGCCGCAACTCCCTGCAACCCTTCCCGCTCGGGCTCAAGGAAACCCTGGTGTTTCCGTTCAGGGAGCTGGAAAACCTCGCACCGTTAATCGGCAGCCTGATCGGTGAATTCGAGGATCAGGCCCCCGGCCGGACCAAGGCGCTGAACCTGCTGCTCGAATACATTTTCGTGCTGCTGGTGCGCCGTTCAGTGGTGGAGGGAAAGATTTCCAGCGGCCTGCTCTATGCCCTTCAGGACGGACGCCTCGGGGCGGTGTTCAACCGGATTCACCAAGAGCCCGAGGCGCTCTGGACCGTCGAGAAACTCGCCCAGCTTGCGAACATGTCGCGCTCGAAATTCTCGGCGTGCTTCACCCGGATCATGGACATTTCACCCATGGGCTACGTCACGGCGTGGCGCATGAAACTGGCCCAGGACCTGTTGCGCGAAGGGGTGCAGATCAAGGTGATCGCCGCAACGGTCGGCTACAGTTCGCAAGCCTCGTTCTCCCGAACCTTCCTCAACGTGGTGGGCCTGCCACCGGCCGAATGGCTCAAACGCGATGCCAGCGATCAGGATCAATCGCCAATCACGGCGCGGGTGATCCGGGCGGCTGAAAACCTTTAA
- a CDS encoding NIPSNAP family protein, producing the protein MVTCYLKYVLDPYKLDAFEHYGKLWIPLVEKFGGQHHGYFLPSEGANNIALAMFTFPSLAAYEHYRQDSMNDPDCIAAFKYAEETRCILSYERSFFRPVFGEPKAQQA; encoded by the coding sequence ATGGTCACGTGCTACCTGAAATATGTGCTCGATCCGTACAAGCTCGACGCGTTCGAGCACTACGGCAAGTTGTGGATCCCGCTGGTGGAGAAATTCGGCGGCCAGCATCACGGCTATTTCCTGCCGTCCGAAGGCGCCAACAACATCGCCCTCGCCATGTTCACGTTTCCCAGCCTGGCAGCATATGAACACTATCGGCAAGACTCGATGAACGACCCGGATTGCATCGCCGCGTTCAAGTACGCCGAAGAAACCCGCTGCATCCTCAGCTACGAGCGCAGTTTCTTCCGACCGGTCTTCGGTGAGCCGAAAGCGCAACAGGCCTGA
- a CDS encoding DUF2092 domain-containing protein produces the protein MKVDMSIFGLLFTLAVIPVAHAEDPPAADNTPLINPQVVDKVIDMGNYLRSLKRFQVDAEITRDSVLESGQKIKTEAVTTLKVVGHDRLYAKTEGDVRTREFFYNGKKLTQYSPFLKYYTTVDAPPKVSETLHRLEDYYGVQVPMEDLFLFGSDQSQIDALKEALYVGPSTINGKLCDHLAFRQQGIDWQLWITRAEKPLPCKLVITTTDEASFPEYSAVYRWNLKPDIKDSIFTFKPGKGDVSIPLKKASDKGGE, from the coding sequence ATGAAAGTCGATATGAGTATTTTCGGCCTGTTGTTCACCTTGGCCGTGATTCCCGTCGCTCACGCCGAGGACCCGCCAGCTGCCGACAACACGCCTTTGATTAACCCGCAGGTGGTCGACAAGGTGATTGACATGGGCAATTACCTGCGCAGCCTGAAAAGGTTTCAGGTCGACGCCGAAATCACCAGGGACTCGGTGCTCGAGTCCGGGCAAAAGATCAAAACCGAGGCCGTGACGACGCTGAAAGTGGTCGGCCATGATCGGCTGTATGCCAAGACCGAGGGCGATGTCAGGACCCGGGAGTTCTTCTACAACGGCAAGAAACTGACCCAGTATTCGCCGTTCCTCAAGTACTACACCACGGTCGATGCGCCGCCGAAAGTGTCTGAAACCTTGCACCGGCTCGAAGACTATTACGGCGTTCAGGTCCCGATGGAAGACTTGTTTCTGTTTGGCAGCGATCAGTCGCAGATCGATGCCCTGAAGGAAGCGCTGTACGTCGGCCCATCGACGATCAACGGCAAGCTCTGCGATCACCTGGCGTTCCGGCAGCAGGGGATCGACTGGCAGCTATGGATCACCCGCGCCGAAAAACCATTGCCGTGCAAACTGGTGATTACCACCACCGATGAGGCGAGTTTTCCGGAGTACAGCGCGGTCTATCGCTGGAACCTCAAGCCGGACATCAAGGACTCGATCTTCACCTTCAAACCGGGCAAAGGTGATGTGTCCATTCCTTTGAAGAAAGCCAGTGACAAGGGAGGGGAATGA
- a CDS encoding GNAT family N-acetyltransferase, translating to MAIQALRADASHIDKIAPLFDAYRGFYLQPSNLPQSRAFIAERIARDESVIFYAEDADGEALGFVQMFPTFSSIDAHRTWLLGDLFTTPAARGKGVGTLLMNTARDFARLAGAKGMTLETATDNVSAQHLYESLGYVRDPGYYTYCLDLKQG from the coding sequence ATGGCTATTCAGGCCTTGCGCGCAGACGCATCCCACATCGACAAAATCGCCCCGTTGTTCGACGCCTACCGGGGTTTCTACCTCCAACCTTCAAACCTGCCGCAATCGCGCGCGTTCATCGCCGAACGCATCGCCCGCGACGAATCGGTGATCTTCTATGCCGAGGACGCCGACGGTGAAGCCTTGGGTTTCGTGCAGATGTTCCCGACTTTTTCCTCCATCGATGCGCATCGCACCTGGCTGCTTGGCGATCTGTTCACCACGCCCGCCGCCCGTGGCAAAGGCGTCGGCACGCTGCTGATGAACACCGCCCGCGACTTTGCCCGATTGGCCGGCGCCAAGGGCATGACCCTGGAAACCGCCACCGACAACGTCAGCGCGCAGCACCTGTACGAGTCGCTGGGTTACGTGCGCGATCCGGGTTACTACACCTATTGTCTGGATCTGAAACAGGGCTGA
- the betA gene encoding choline dehydrogenase, with the protein MTTQKYDYIIIGAGSAGCVLANRLSEDPATSVLVLEFGGSDKSVVIQMPSAFSIPMNTKKYNWRYETEPETYLNGRRIHCPRGKVLGGSSSINGLVYIRGHALDFDEWESLGAQGWGYKNCLPYFKRAESYESGGDSYRGQTGPLHTTNGNHMKNPLYGAWVEAGAEAGYIKTEDCNGYMQEGFGAMHMTVKNGVRCSTANAYLRPAMGRPNLTVITHAMTRQIILEGKRAVGVMYDHDGQTHQVYCNREVLISSGPIGSPHLLQRSGIGPAEVLRKAGIGVRHDLPGVGENLQDHAEVYIQFGCKEPVTLNSKMDPLSKLMIGLRWLLFKDGLGATNHFEAGGFIRSEKGLRWPDIQFHFLPAAMRYDGNKPIKGHGFMVLTGPNKPKSRGYVRVRSADPYEHPEIRFNYLQREEDREGFRRCIRLTREIIGQKAMDRFRDGEIAPGGLVTSDEDLDAFVRENLESTYHPCGSCRMGEDDMAVVDSELRVHGIAGLRVIDSSVFPTEPNGNLNAPTIMLAERASDLVRGVKMLPASDVPVGLVENWENSQRNGLPGRNVRV; encoded by the coding sequence ATGACCACGCAAAAATACGACTACATCATCATTGGCGCAGGCTCGGCGGGTTGTGTGTTGGCCAACCGCCTGAGCGAAGATCCCGCCACCTCGGTGCTGGTGCTGGAATTCGGCGGCAGCGACAAGAGCGTAGTGATCCAGATGCCCAGTGCCTTCTCGATCCCGATGAACACCAAGAAATACAACTGGCGCTATGAGACCGAGCCTGAGACTTACCTCAACGGCCGACGCATTCACTGCCCTCGGGGCAAAGTGCTGGGCGGTTCGTCGTCGATCAACGGTCTGGTCTACATCCGTGGTCACGCGCTGGATTTCGACGAATGGGAATCCCTCGGCGCCCAGGGCTGGGGCTACAAGAATTGCCTGCCGTATTTCAAGCGTGCCGAAAGCTATGAGTCGGGTGGCGACAGCTATCGCGGGCAAACCGGGCCACTGCACACCACCAACGGCAACCACATGAAAAACCCGCTATACGGGGCCTGGGTTGAAGCCGGTGCCGAGGCGGGCTACATCAAGACCGAAGACTGCAACGGCTACATGCAGGAAGGTTTCGGCGCGATGCACATGACCGTGAAAAACGGCGTGCGTTGCTCCACCGCCAATGCGTATCTGCGCCCGGCGATGGGCCGCCCGAACCTGACCGTGATCACCCACGCCATGACTCGGCAGATCATCCTCGAAGGCAAGCGTGCGGTGGGGGTCATGTACGACCACGACGGCCAGACCCATCAGGTGTATTGCAACCGCGAAGTGCTGATTTCGTCCGGGCCGATCGGTTCGCCGCACCTGTTGCAACGCTCCGGCATCGGCCCGGCCGAAGTCCTGCGCAAAGCCGGGATCGGCGTGCGCCATGATCTGCCGGGAGTAGGGGAGAACCTGCAGGACCACGCCGAGGTGTACATCCAGTTCGGCTGCAAGGAACCGGTGACGCTCAACAGCAAGATGGACCCGCTGAGCAAGTTGATGATCGGTTTGCGCTGGCTGCTGTTCAAGGATGGCCTTGGCGCGACCAACCACTTCGAGGCCGGTGGTTTTATTCGCTCGGAGAAGGGCCTGCGCTGGCCGGACATCCAGTTCCACTTCCTGCCGGCGGCGATGCGCTACGACGGCAACAAGCCGATCAAGGGCCACGGTTTCATGGTGCTCACAGGTCCCAACAAACCGAAGAGCCGTGGCTATGTGCGGGTGCGTTCGGCCGATCCGTATGAACATCCGGAAATCCGCTTCAACTATCTGCAACGCGAAGAGGACCGCGAAGGCTTCCGCCGCTGCATCCGCCTGACCCGCGAGATCATCGGTCAGAAAGCCATGGACCGTTTCCGTGACGGCGAAATCGCTCCCGGCGGGCTGGTGACCAGTGATGAAGACCTCGATGCGTTCGTGCGTGAAAACCTCGAAAGCACTTACCACCCTTGCGGTTCGTGCCGCATGGGCGAGGACGACATGGCGGTGGTGGATTCCGAGTTGCGGGTGCATGGCATTGCCGGGTTGCGGGTGATCGATTCGTCGGTGTTCCCGACTGAACCGAACGGCAACCTCAATGCGCCGACCATCATGCTCGCCGAACGTGCCTCGGATCTGGTGCGTGGCGTGAAGATGCTGCCGGCATCGGATGTACCGGTGGGGTTGGTGGAGAACTGGGAGAACAGTCAGCGCAATGGATTGCCGGGACGTAACGTGCGGGTCTGA
- a CDS encoding cytosine permease has protein sequence MNTNAKSATSVSALDDKSVVEGHSIDFIPENERTDKLSSQGPFWFLGNFTFFTMTIGFVGPSVGLTALWTTLAGTLGIMFGTLFMAFHGSQGPHLGLPQMIQSRAQFGYRGVILVLLATLFVFAGFNIVNLVLMMQGLHTLFGFNPAVIAVAVTIPAAVLAILGHDWMHRSFKWALYLSLPLYGLVTLAVVMGWVPDAVLPALAEGEVAREPLGFNWTGFIAQFAAAASYNIAYAPYVSDYSRYLPKNTSSGKLIAVVFLGASLSGAWMISVGGWLADHLHSTDVLVALGQVGNTVSPLMGTAVVVVTILAFLPVIAMNIYSAKLTTLTCVDSIKHIEPTRKARILAIAFVILLQLGVALSIQSSGKGLSVLGIYLVVMLYFLVPWTSVNLTDYFFVRKGRYAIPHFFMPHGNIYGSWGLRGIAAYAIGFISMIPFFYIYDGVEQREVYVGPLAKALGSIDIAWLVGLIVSGLAYYWLSRSIDLKREEVVIQQIEKTSPQYTTGDTLTHKQQPLPVFTESTVGR, from the coding sequence ATGAACACTAACGCCAAGTCAGCCACGAGCGTGTCCGCCCTCGACGACAAGTCCGTCGTCGAGGGGCATTCCATTGACTTCATCCCTGAGAACGAGCGCACCGACAAACTGTCGAGCCAGGGCCCGTTCTGGTTCCTCGGCAACTTCACCTTCTTCACCATGACCATCGGTTTCGTCGGCCCAAGCGTCGGCCTCACCGCGCTGTGGACCACGCTGGCCGGCACGCTGGGCATCATGTTCGGCACGCTGTTCATGGCCTTCCATGGTTCGCAAGGTCCACACCTTGGCCTGCCGCAGATGATCCAGTCGCGGGCGCAGTTCGGTTATCGCGGCGTGATCCTGGTGCTACTGGCGACGCTGTTCGTGTTCGCCGGGTTCAACATCGTCAATCTGGTGTTGATGATGCAAGGTCTGCACACGCTGTTCGGATTCAATCCCGCCGTGATCGCGGTGGCGGTGACCATTCCGGCGGCGGTGCTGGCGATCCTCGGTCATGACTGGATGCACCGCAGCTTCAAATGGGCGTTGTACTTGTCGCTGCCGCTGTACGGTTTGGTGACCCTGGCGGTGGTGATGGGCTGGGTGCCGGATGCCGTGTTGCCGGCGCTCGCCGAAGGTGAAGTGGCCCGCGAACCGCTGGGCTTCAACTGGACCGGTTTCATCGCGCAGTTCGCGGCCGCGGCGAGTTACAACATCGCCTACGCCCCGTACGTTTCGGATTATTCGCGCTACCTGCCGAAGAACACCTCCAGCGGCAAGTTGATTGCGGTGGTGTTTCTCGGGGCGTCGTTGTCCGGCGCGTGGATGATTTCCGTCGGTGGCTGGCTGGCCGATCACCTGCACTCCACTGACGTGCTGGTGGCGCTCGGGCAAGTCGGCAACACCGTATCGCCGCTGATGGGCACGGCGGTGGTGGTGGTCACCATTCTGGCGTTCCTGCCGGTGATCGCGATGAACATCTACAGCGCCAAGCTGACCACGCTGACCTGCGTCGACTCGATCAAACACATCGAACCCACCCGCAAGGCGCGCATCCTGGCCATCGCGTTCGTGATCCTGCTGCAACTGGGCGTGGCGCTGAGCATCCAGAGTTCCGGCAAAGGCCTGTCGGTGCTGGGGATCTACCTGGTGGTGATGCTGTATTTCCTGGTGCCCTGGACCTCGGTCAACCTCACCGACTACTTCTTCGTGCGCAAGGGCCGCTACGCCATCCCGCACTTCTTCATGCCCCACGGCAACATCTACGGCAGCTGGGGCCTGCGCGGTATCGCCGCCTACGCCATCGGCTTCATTTCGATGATCCCGTTCTTCTACATCTACGACGGCGTCGAACAGCGCGAGGTGTACGTCGGCCCGCTGGCCAAGGCGCTCGGCAGCATCGACATCGCCTGGCTGGTCGGGTTGATCGTCTCGGGGCTGGCGTACTACTGGCTGAGCCGCTCGATCGACTTGAAACGCGAAGAAGTCGTGATCCAGCAGATCGAAAAGACCTCCCCGCAATACACCACCGGCGACACGCTGACCCACAAACAGCAGCCATTGCCGGTATTCACTGAATCGACGGTCGGGAGATAA
- a CDS encoding aldehyde dehydrogenase family protein: MDTIVKSYLQKFGVSEATQTFLSKVQKMFIGGAWVESSNGETSDVIEPSTEGLITRIPMGTTDDLDRAVQAARAQFDGGAWRQAKPAERERMMQRLADLIEQNAAELAEIESIDMGKSVAFAKDVDIQGTIDTLRYFAGWATKLHGRTVEPSLPGNYLAYTRKEAVGVVGAIVPWNFPLQTMAWKLGAALATGCTVVVKPAELTSLSALRFAELVQEAGIPDGVINIVTGRGSVVGAAMATHPGIDKLTFTGSTPVGQTVGRAALDDMKRLTLELGGKSPVIVCADADIPAAAQAVANGVFFNSGQVCDAGTRAYIHSSVYDEFLRELIAYTRTLKMAPGLDPDCFIGPLVSALQKQRVTEYIETGKAEGAELVYGGQPVDGPGFFVEPTIFANCRNDMRIVQEEIFGPVLVTAPFDDEEEALALANDSPYGLAAALYSNDLGKVHSLIPRLKAGSVYVNAHGTLDPSMPFGGYKQSGFGKDLGAEQLDYLLETKAVWITLPS, translated from the coding sequence ATGGACACGATCGTCAAAAGTTACCTGCAGAAATTCGGCGTCAGCGAAGCCACTCAGACCTTTCTCAGCAAGGTCCAGAAAATGTTCATCGGTGGCGCCTGGGTCGAATCCAGCAATGGTGAAACCTCCGATGTGATCGAACCGTCGACCGAAGGCCTGATCACCCGCATTCCCATGGGCACCACCGATGATCTGGACCGCGCCGTGCAAGCCGCCCGCGCGCAGTTCGACGGCGGCGCCTGGCGTCAGGCCAAACCGGCAGAACGCGAGCGCATGATGCAGCGCCTGGCCGACCTGATCGAGCAGAACGCCGCTGAACTGGCAGAGATCGAATCCATCGACATGGGCAAATCCGTGGCCTTCGCCAAGGACGTCGACATCCAGGGCACCATCGATACCCTGCGTTACTTCGCCGGTTGGGCCACCAAACTGCACGGCCGCACCGTCGAACCTTCGCTGCCGGGCAATTACCTGGCCTATACCCGCAAGGAAGCGGTCGGTGTGGTGGGCGCCATCGTGCCGTGGAATTTCCCGCTGCAAACCATGGCGTGGAAGCTCGGTGCGGCGCTGGCGACCGGTTGCACCGTGGTGGTCAAACCCGCTGAACTAACGTCGTTGTCGGCCTTGCGCTTCGCGGAACTGGTGCAGGAAGCGGGCATCCCCGACGGCGTGATCAACATCGTCACCGGGCGCGGCAGCGTGGTCGGTGCGGCCATGGCCACCCATCCCGGCATCGATAAACTGACCTTCACCGGTTCGACCCCGGTCGGCCAGACGGTCGGCCGCGCAGCACTGGATGACATGAAGCGCCTGACCCTTGAACTCGGTGGTAAATCACCGGTTATCGTCTGTGCCGACGCCGACATCCCGGCCGCCGCCCAGGCAGTCGCCAACGGTGTGTTTTTCAACTCCGGGCAGGTATGCGATGCGGGTACACGGGCCTATATTCATAGCAGTGTCTACGACGAATTCCTGCGTGAGCTGATCGCCTACACGCGCACCCTGAAAATGGCTCCGGGCCTGGACCCAGACTGCTTCATCGGCCCACTGGTTTCGGCCCTGCAAAAGCAGCGCGTGACCGAGTACATCGAAACCGGCAAGGCCGAAGGCGCCGAACTGGTCTACGGCGGCCAACCGGTCGATGGCCCTGGCTTCTTCGTCGAGCCGACCATCTTCGCCAACTGCCGCAACGACATGCGCATCGTCCAGGAAGAGATCTTCGGCCCGGTGCTGGTCACCGCACCGTTCGACGATGAGGAAGAGGCGCTGGCCTTGGCCAATGACTCGCCGTATGGCCTGGCTGCCGCACTGTATTCCAATGACCTCGGCAAGGTGCACAGCCTGATTCCACGCTTGAAGGCCGGTTCGGTCTACGTCAACGCCCACGGCACCCTCGACCCTTCGATGCCGTTCGGTGGCTACAAGCAGTCCGGGTTCGGCAAGGACCTGGGCGCCGAGCAGCTCGACTACCTGCTCGAAACCAAGGCTGTGTGGATCACGCTGCCAAGCTGA
- the speB gene encoding agmatinase, whose product MSNNGYESGRLNLPFVGHCTFGKSPVCTDWDALDADVAVLGVPNDMGTQWRSGARFGPRGIREASTLFSFGHAGAYDHEDDVMYLTASDVRMVDVGDADIVHTDMVTSNKNTEYAVRKILDAGVMPVVLGGDHSVHAPVIKAFEGRGPIHIIHFDAHLDFVDERHGVRYGHGNPLRRASEMNHIVGMTQMGIRNVSSSNRDDYEAAHEAGSKILSVRDVRRLGVEGVLALIPQNINYYITIDIDGFDPSIAPGTGTPSHGGFLYYEVLEIIQALAKRSKGNIVGMDLVEVAPVYDPTGMTSILAAQLLLNSIGFIFHERGKVRAAAESEATPA is encoded by the coding sequence ATGTCGAACAACGGTTATGAATCCGGTCGTCTGAACCTGCCATTCGTAGGTCATTGCACCTTTGGCAAATCCCCGGTGTGCACCGATTGGGATGCACTGGATGCCGACGTCGCGGTACTCGGCGTGCCCAACGACATGGGCACCCAGTGGCGCTCCGGCGCACGCTTCGGACCACGCGGGATTCGTGAAGCATCGACGCTGTTTTCCTTCGGTCACGCCGGCGCCTACGACCACGAAGATGACGTGATGTACCTCACCGCATCGGACGTGCGCATGGTCGACGTCGGTGATGCCGACATCGTCCACACCGATATGGTCACCAGTAACAAGAACACCGAATACGCCGTGCGCAAGATCCTCGATGCCGGCGTGATGCCGGTGGTACTCGGCGGCGATCACTCGGTGCACGCGCCGGTGATCAAGGCCTTCGAAGGCCGCGGCCCGATCCACATCATTCACTTCGACGCGCACCTGGATTTCGTCGACGAGCGCCACGGCGTGCGCTACGGCCACGGCAACCCGCTGCGCCGCGCCTCGGAAATGAACCACATCGTCGGCATGACCCAAATGGGCATCCGCAACGTCTCGTCGTCCAACCGCGACGACTACGAAGCGGCCCATGAAGCGGGCTCGAAAATCCTCTCGGTGCGCGATGTGCGTCGCCTCGGCGTCGAGGGTGTGCTGGCGCTGATCCCGCAGAACATCAACTACTACATCACCATCGACATCGACGGTTTCGACCCGTCCATCGCCCCCGGCACCGGCACCCCGAGCCACGGCGGCTTCCTCTACTACGAAGTGCTGGAAATCATCCAGGCCCTGGCCAAGCGCAGCAAAGGCAACATCGTCGGCATGGACCTGGTGGAAGTGGCGCCGGTGTACGACCCGACCGGCATGACCTCGATCCTCGCCGCGCAACTGCTGCTCAACAGCATCGGTTTCATCTTCCACGAGCGGGGCAAGGTAAGGGCGGCGGCCGAGAGTGAAGCCACGCCAGCCTGA